From the genome of Halomonas sp. LR3S48:
GATCACCGGTATCTTCATCATTGTCGAGGACTCGCTGGCGGTGGACGACTTCGTCCAGATCAACGGCCACATGGGCACGGTCGAGGGGCTGACCCTGCGCACGGTGCGCCTGCGCGACCTGGACGGCATCCTGCACATCATCACCTTCAGCGCCATCCAGTCGATTCACAACATGTCGCGGCACTTCGGAATTGCGCTGATGCGTATCCGCATTCCACATACCATGAAGATCGACGATGCCATCACGTTGATGCAGGAAACCGCGCAAGAGCTGCGCCAGGATCCGATGATGCGTCATTACATCTGGTCGCCGCTGGAGATGCAGGGCGTCGACCGTTTCGACGAAGGCGCCGCCGTGCTGCGCATGCGTTTTCGCACTGCGCCGGTCATGCAGTGGGACGTGGCGCGTGCCTTCAACTTGCTACTCAAGCAGCGCATGGAACAGCAGGGCCTGGACCTCGGCATGCCGCGCTTGAGCGTGAGCATGGAGGGCCAGCCTGGCGATGCCATGGCGAATGAGGAATCGGAAGGCGGCGATACGGCGCCCCCACGCGATGCCAAGGGGCGAGCACCGGGTGAAGCCGGCATCGCCGATCCCGCAGGGGCGACCAACCCGCAGCGCGCCTCGCCGGACTCTTCTTGATGGCAAGTGGGCCGGCATTCCTCGTACTATGAAAAACATTCGGCCTGACAATGGCCTCAGGTACAAGGAGCTGCGCCGACGTGATCACCGTCGAACGCAAGGATAGCTTCCATCTCAAGATTTCCCGTGTGTTGCAGGAGGAGACGTCGCATCGGCTGGACCTCTTCCTGTTCGTGCCGGGGGAGCTTGGGCTCAACGAGCACGTCATCTCCGAGGACGCCTTCTACTACAGTGCGATCCACGTCAAGCGGACCTATTACAGCGACAAGCACCATCTGCCACTGGTGCTAAGTCGCCTGGCCAGCCGTGGCCGGCTCAGCACCGAGCAGTACCGCCTGAGCCTGAGCCTTTATGCCTACCAGTACGTGGTGGCGCTCGAACGGGCAACCCAGACGCTGCTGGATACCGCGAGGCGTGTGCAGCAGGCCGAGAGCCACGCCGAGACGTCCGAGCGGGCCGAGACACAAGGCGGCGAGCCGAGCGAGGCAGATGCTGGCAGCGAGCCGCGTGAGCGCATCGTGGCGGCCGGCTTGCAGGAGCGTCTCGAGGAGCTGTGTGAGCTGGCCCAGGGGATCCTGCGCCGTCTGCGTCGCAACCAGCCGAGCGACGACGGACTGCTCAAGTATTACGCCAATATCGACAACTATCTGTCGTGGTTCACCGAGCAGCGCCTGCTGGCGCTGGTGGCTTACCTGCCGCGAGGCCGTGACTACCGCACCATCCGCGAGCGGCTGCTGGAGATCTGCCTGGCCGAGAGCGAGCATCGCGAGCAGGCGGAGTACAACGCCAGCCGGGTAGTGCGCGACCCCACGCGCATGTCCAACAAGATGCGCCTGCTGCGACGGCTCATCGAGTATCCGGTCACCCTCAAGCAGCAGACCCAGGAGCTGGGCGGCGCCGAACAGAAGGCGGTCAAGGGGCTGGCCACCGGCGTGGTGATGGTCTTCGTTTCGCTGGGGTTGCTCCAGGCCCGCGATACGGTGGGCAACATCACAGCGCTGTTCGTGCTGGCCATGGCGGTGCTGTATGCCATGCGCGAGGTGTTCAAGGACGACTTGCGCAACACTCTGTGGCGCTGGCTACGCAAGGGGCGGCCCAAGTGGCGCCGCCAATACTTCGATGCCACCAGCGGCAAGCCGGTGGGGCGCCAGCTCGAGTGGTTCGACTACAAGCGCTTCGGCAAGCTCGACGAGCAGATCCAGCGGGTGCGCCAGCGCAACGTGGCCCAGCGCGAGGAGATGGTGCTGCACTATCGCTCCAGCTCACGCATGTCGCCCACGCGCTTTCTCAGCGGCTACGAGAAGACCCGCGAGACCCTCTCGCTCGACCTGTCTCAACTGACCCGGCTCATGGACAAGGGCAGTCATCGAGTCTACCGGCTGAAAGAGGGGCAGGTCTCGCGGGAGTCGGTCGAGAAGCGGCATCTGCTCAACCTGGTGGTGCGCGAGGAAGTCGCCAATGCCGAGCCGATCCTGCAGCGCTGGAAAATCGTCATGAGCCGTTCGCGGATCGTCGACGTGGTCAAGGTGCATCAGGAGGGCGGCAAGCCCGTGGAGCAAGAGGAAGGGCAGACGGAATCTCCCGTCGCGTAACGGCACGGCTTCGGTATTGTTTCAGGTTAAGTCGGCTTGGCGTTCGGTTTGCTAGTGTCAAGGCAAGCGGTGAATTGTGACAACCGCCAAGTCGAACTAGATTTCAAGTAAGTCGGCCCCGGAACCCTTGATCGTTCCCTTCACGGAGATGCTGCCATGCAAGCTGCCGATGTCATGACACCCAAAGTCATAACCGTATCGCCCGACGCCGACGTTCGTGAGATCGCACGCCTCCTGCTCGAGAACAATATCAGCGCCGTGCCCGTCGTGGACGCCGCGGAAAACGTCCTCGGCATCGTCAGCGAGGGTGACCTGATGCGCCGGGTCGAGAACGGTGAGGGACGACAAAAGTCCTGGTGGCTGCGAATCTTCGCTGGCGGCAGCAGCGCCAGCGAATACGTCAAATCGCATGCGCGTCGGGCAAGCGAGATCATGACGCGCGACCCCATTACCATCAGCGAAGACGAACCGCTGCATCGCGTGGCCAAGTTGCTTGAGCAACATCACATCAAGCGGGTGCCGGTCGTGCGTGACGGCAAGCTGGTGGGTATCGTCAGCCGCGCCAATCTGCTGCGCGGATTCTCGGCCACGGCTCCCGATACGGAAACGCCGGTGACGGCCGACGATCGTGAGATCCGCGATGCCATTCTCAAGGAGGTAGAGGAGAATACCGGCGTCTGGATCGATCGTATCAACATCATCGTCACCGAGGGCGTGGTGCAACTCTGGGGGCTGGTGGAGAGCCAGGAAGAGAAGAAGGCCGTCCAGGTTGCCGCCGAGAACACGCCCGGGGTGAAATCCGTGGAGAACAACCTCGGCATGATGCCGCGCGGTGTGAGTGGCTTCTGGACCTGAGCCGTAGGGCGGCCGGGGGCCGCCCCGATCGGGGTCAGGCGACCCGCTCGAGTGCCGCTTCCAGGTTGGCCAGGCTGCGCTCGAGGTCGTGCAGTTTGTCGAGCCCGAACAGGCCGATACGAAAGGCCCGGTAGTCGTCGCCTTCGTCGCACATCAATGGCACGCCGCCAGCCACCTGGATGCCGGCGGAGGCGAACTTGGCCACGATATCGGCGTCATCGGTGTAGCAGACCACCACCCCCGGCGCCTCGAAGCCGGGTGCCGCCACGCTGCGGTAGCCGTAGCGGGCCAATAGCTCGCGTGCGCCGCGGCCCAGGGCCCACTGCTCCTCGCATACCCGATCGAAGCCGTACTCGGCGGTCTCGTTCATGATGTCACGCAGCCGGGCCAAGCCATCGGTGGGCAAGGTGGCGTAATAGGCATGGCCGCCGTTCTCGTAGGTCTCCATGATCCACAGCCATTTGCGCAGGTCGCAGGCAAAGCTGGTGCTGACGGTCTCTTCGATACGCTCACGAGCTCGCTCGGAGAGCATCACCATGCCGCAGCAGGGCAGGCCGCTCCAGCCCTTCTGCGGGGCGCTGACGAGCACGTCGACTCCGATCTCGGCCATGTCCACCCATAGCGTGCCCGAGGCGATGCAGTCGAGCACGAACAGGCCGCCGACGTCATGTGTTGCCGCTGCTACACGGCGCAGGTAGTCGTCTGGCAGCAGCAAGCCGGCCGAGGTCTCGACATGGGGCGCGAACACCACCCCGGGCCGCTCTTCGCGAATGCTGCGCTCGACCTCCTCGATGGGGGCCGGGGCGAAAGGAGACTGGTTATCCTGCGGCGCCTGGCGGCTCGCCTTGAGCACCGTGGTCGATGCGGCAATGGCGCCCATTTCCAGTATCTGCGACCAGCGGTAGCTGAACTGGCCGTTGCGGATCACCAGGCAGTGCTGGTTGGTGGCGAACTGGCGGGCCACGGCCTCCATGCCGAAGGTGCCGCTGCCGGGCACGATCACGGCGCTGCGGGCACGATAGACCCGCTTGAGCGTCGCCGAGATGTCGCGCATGACTCCCTGGAAGCGCTGGGACATGTGGTTGAGCGAACGGTCGGTATAGACCACCGAGTACTCGAGCAGGCCTTCGGGGTCGACGTCGGGCAACAGGCCGGGCATGGGTTCCTCCCTTGCGGTGCTTGGTTGAAGAATCTTCGAGCCCATGAGAATAGGCCGTTTACGCGCACCGAACCAGCACCGCACCGGCAGCGTGGCACGGCACGCGCTCAGGTCGCTGCCGTCGTGCCGGTTGCGTTCAATGGATCGGGTTCAAGGGCAACGTTCGACGGGTACCGCAGGCCAGGCAGCCTGCGGTTCGGGTCCGAAGGGGCTCACTTGTGGCAGAAATAGACCCTGGCTGGCGGGATGTTGATGGGTTCGAAGGTACTCACTACACGCGAGAAGGTCTGGCGCAGGTCGGAGGAGACCTTGGGCGAAAACTGATAGATCAGCATGGCTCCTTCAGGCCCCAATGCCTCGTGGCTACCCTTGAGGATTCGCTCACGGATCTCGGCCGGCATGGTACTGAACGGAAGGCCCGCCACCACGTAATCGGCTGCGGGGAGGTGTAGCCGCTCCAGCTCGGCTTCGATCGTCTCGGCCGAACCGGCGATCACCTTCAGCCGTGGGTCGGACAAGGTGCGATTGAGGTAATCGACGAAATCTTCGTTGGTCTCGATGACCACCAGCGTTGCGTCAGGGTGCAGGCGGTTGAGGATCTCCTGGGTGATGGTGCCCACTCCGGGCCCGTATTCGACGATGACTCGAGCTCTCTCCCAATCGACGGGTTCCAACAGGCGGCGTATGAGGAAGGAGGAGCTGGGAATGATCGAGCCCAGCATGCGGGGATGCTTGAAGAAGTTGCGGGCGAACAGCGACAGTTGAGCCCGTCGCTCGGGACCTGCTTCGACCGAGGGTCGCTCTTGAACCGCCATGGGCATTCCTCCTTCAGTTTTCGCTGAACATGCCTCCACTCTAGGCCAGCCTGGACCAGCGTGAAAGGGCGAGGTTACCAGCATGGGTTCGCTGGCGGATGCTCTTGAACGTGCCGTTGCTGCAGTTCGTGCCCGATGAGGTTACTGGACGACACCGGTTTTGGTTACCATGGAGCTGCTGCGTCGGCATCGCGAGAGGTGGAAGGGCACCGCCACCTGACGATCCTCGCTCTATGACAGTGTCACTGCCCGCGCCCCGTCTCGCCGGGGCGCCGTCGTGTCATGAGCCTGAACGCTCGCCGCCTGGGCGGGCATGAGTCACAGGAGCACTGTGTGAACGATTTTCTCATCGTTGGAGGCGGGGTCATCGGTATGCTCACCGCCTGCCAACTGGCCGAGGCCGGCCATGGTGTCACTCTGGTGGAGCGGGGTCGCTGCGGCCAGGAGGCCTCCTGGGCCGGTGGCGGCATCGTCTCGCCGCTTTATCCCTGGCGCTATAGCGAGCCCGTATCCCGGCTAGCCCACGGCGCGGCGCAGCGCTATGCCGAACTGGCCGACAGGCTGCTCGAGACCACCGGTATCGACATCGAGTTTCGCCAGAAGGGATTGCTTTACCTGCGCGTGGACGATGCCGAGCACGCCTTCGCCTGGGCGCAGCGCCAGGGCTGGCCGCTGGAGCGTGTCGACACAGCCTCTATCTACGCCAAGGAGCCGTGGCTGTGCGAAGGGTTGGATGACGGTCTGTGGATGCCGACGTTGGGTAGCGTGCGCAATCCGCGATTGTGCCGGGCGTTGCGCGCACGGCTGGACGCGCTGCCCAACGTGACCCTGGTGGAGAACGTCGCGGTGCAGCGGCTCGTCGCAGAGCGGGGGCAAGCCTGTGGCGTGGAGACCGCGCAAGGGCGCATCGACGCCGGTCGTGTGATCCTGTGTGGCGGCGCGTGGAGCGGCGTGCTGCTGGCCGATCTCGATGTGGCGCTACCCGTGCGCCCGGTCAAGGGGCAGATGATGCTGTTCGCCACGCCACCGATGCCGGGCGGCCGCCAGTTGCTCGAGCGGGTGGTGCTGGCCGACGGGCGCTACCTGATCCCGCGTGCCGATGGCCGCGTGCTGGTCGGCTCGACGCTGGAGCAGACAGACTTCGACAAGCGCACCACCGAGGAGGCGCGCGAGTCGCTTTGGCAAAGCGCGGTGTCGATGCTGCCGGTACTGGCTGAATGCGAGATCGAGCACCACTGGGCCGGGCTGCGGCCCGCGGCCCCCGACGGTATCCCCTTCATCGGCGCCGTGCCCGGCATCGAAGGGCTTCACGTCAACGCCGGGCACTACCGCAACGGCCTGGTGCTGGCGCCGGCGGCGACCCGGCTGCTGGTCGATCTGCTACTGGGACACGAACCGGCCATCGACCCCGCTCCCTATCGTCCCGACCGCCTGGCCAGGGCGGAGCGAGTAGCCACCCCAGGCCCGTAGCGTCAATCGCGCTGGGCGGCCTGAATGGCCGTCAAGGCGATGGTATAGACGATGTCGTCGACCAGGGCGCCGCGCGAGAGGTCGTTGACCGGCTTGTTGAGCCCCTGCAGCATCGGCCCCACGCTGATCACCCGGGCGCTGCGCTGCACCGCCTTGTAGGTGGTATTGCCGGTGTTCAGGTCGGGGAAGACGAATACCGTGGCGCGCCCGGCCACCGGTGAATCGGGCGCCTTCTGGCGGCCAACGCTCTCGATGGCGGCGGCGTCGTACTGCAACGGGCCGTCGATCAGCAGGTCGGGGGCCTGCTCCCGGGCCAGCCGCGTGGCTTGGCGCACCTTGTCGACGTCGGCACCGCTACCGGATTCGCCGGTGGAGTAGCTGATCATGGCCACCCGCGGCTCGATGCCGAAGGCTTGGGCCGAGCGCGCACTCTGAATGGCGATCTCGGCCAGCGCCTCGGCGTCGGGGTCCGGGTTCACTGCGCAGTCGCCGTAGACCACCACCTGCTCGGGCAGCAGCATGAAGAAGATCGACGATACCTGGCGGTAGCCGGGGGCGGTCTTGATCAATTGGAAGGCGGGCCGCACGGTATTGGCCGTGGTATGCACGGCGCCTGAGACCAGGCCGTCGACCTCGTCGAGCTGCAGCATCATGGTGCCCAGCACCACGTTGTCCTGTAGCTGGTCCTCCGCCGTCAGTTCGTTCACCTTGCCGCGGCGGCGTTCCACCATGGGCGCCACGTAGCGGTGGCGAATTCGCTCGGGGTCGAGGATCTCGAGTCCCTCCGGCAGCTCGATGCCGCGATTATGGGCTACTTCCTCGACCTCTTCGCGACGGGCCAGCAGCACGCAGTTGGCGATGCCGCGACGCTGGCAGATTGCCGCGGCCTCCACAGTGCGCGGCTCGCTGCCCTCCGGCAGGATGATGCGCCGGTTGGCGCGCTGCGCCCGCTTGACCAGTTCATGACGGAACGCCGAGGGCGACAGGCGCGGGGTGAACCCCCGGCTGAGGTGGTCCTTGAGCCACTGCAGGTCGATATGGCCGGCCACGAAGCGGGTCACCTGTTCGGCGCGCTCCAGGTCGTCCATGGGAATGTCGTTGCCCATCCGGCCGAGGTTCTTGGCGGTGGTGAAGCTGTCTGTGTCCACCGCCAGTACCGGCATGCCGGTCTTCAGCGCCGGCCGGCACATCTCGATCATGTTGTCGTTGGGCATGAAGCCGTTGGTCAGCAGTACACCGGCCATGGGCACCCCGTTCATGGTGGCCAGCGCCGAGGCCAGCACGATGTCGTCGCGGTCACCGGAGGTCACGATCAGGCTGCCGGGGCGGAACACATGCAGGGCATTGGCGGCGCTGCGCGCGCACAGGCTGGTGGAGAGTACGCGGCGGTTGGCAGCGTCTCCCTCGCTGAGGAAGCGGGCATCGAGTGCCCGTGCCACGTCGACCACCCGCGGTGCGATCAATGCCGGGTTGTAGGGCACCACGCCGATCAGGTGGAAGCGGTCGGTGGCGAGCGCCGGCGAATAGCGGCGCAGCTCGGCGAGAAAGGCATCGTCGAGCAGGACATTGCTGGTGCCCGGGGCCAGCGAGGGCTCCTCGGCGCCGGGCAGGTTCTGCATGCGCATCAGGATGCAGCCCAGGGTACGCGTGGAGCCCACCCCGCCGAAGGCCTGGGCGTGCATGTCGAGCTGTTCGGCCAGCGCACCGGGAGCGTGGGCATCACCGCTGCCGACCAGGATGATGCGCGCGTTCAGCGCATGGGCCAACTGGGTGTTGAGGTGGGTGGCGTAGGTGCCGTGGGCGGTAGGTACCACGCCCTCCACCACGATCAGGTCCGGCGCGCTGCCGTCGTGGCTGTCCACCGCCTGATCGAAGAGTTCGATGACCTGCTCCATCAGCACGTCCAGGCGATCCTGGCGCAGCAGGCGTTCCATGTCGGCCTGGGGCATGGGCGCCGGGGGGCGCAGCCCTAGCGTGCTGCTCACCAGTGCGGTGGAGCGGTCGGGGCCGGGGCCGTTCAGCTCATCCTGGCGGAACGGCTTGAAGAAGCCGGTCTTGAGACCAATGGTGTCGAGCGCCTGCATCAGGCCCAGGCTGGCCGAGGTCAGGCCGACCCCCACGCCGGTTGGCACCATCAGCAGGATCTGGGGTTGCGGTCGTACTTCGTGCGGCGTCATGCGTTCGTCTCTTCCTTTCGCTGAGCCAGGCGCTGGCGGGTTTCGGTGGCGATCTGTCCCTCTTCGTCGGTGGGAATGACCCACAGCTGGCGCCCCCCGGCGTCGATGCGGCCCTCGCGTCCCCGTATCGTCTCGTTGTTGACGGTGCGGTTGAGCTGGAGGCCGAAATGGGGAAGCAGTCCGATGATCCGTTCGCGTGACGCGGCGGAGTTCTCGCCGATGCCACCGGTGAAGACCAGGCCATCGAGGTGGGGCAGGGCGCAGGAGAGCGCTGCCAGCGACTTGGCGATGCGGTAGCAGAACACCTCGATGGCCAGCGTCGCCCCGGGATGTCCCTGCGACTCGGCGGCCTCCAGCTCGCGCATGTCGTTGGTCAGGCCCGACAACCCCAACAGGCCGCTGTTGCGGTTGAGCACCTCGTCGATACGATCCAGCGACCAGCCCAACTGGCGCGAAAGATGCGCGTGCAGGCCCGGGTCGACGTCGCCGCTGCGCGTGCCCATCACCAGCCCTTCCAGCGGGGTCAGTCCCATGCTGGTGTCGAGGCTCTGACCCTGCCACACGGCGCAGGTGGAGCAGCCGTTGCCCAGGTGAGCGGTTAGCCAGGCGCCGCCCTCGAGCTCGCTCAGTGCATCGGCGCGTCGGCTGACGTAGGCGTGGCTGGTGCCATGGAAGCCGTAGCGGCGTATGGCGTGGTCGCGGTAGAGCGCTTCCGGCAGGGCATAGCGGTAGGCTCGCGGCGGTAGGGTCTGGTGGAAGGCGGTATCGAACACCGCCACCTGGGGCAGCTTGGGAAACAGCCGTCGAGTGGCCGCCACTCCTTCGAGATTGGCCGGGTTGTGCAGCGGGGCCAGCGCCGAGGTACGCTCGATCGCCTCGACGACGTCATCGTCGATCAGCGCAGCACGGGTGAAGCGCTCTCCGCCATGCACGATGCGGTGGCCTACCGCGACCGGCTGATAACCCTCCAGGCGCTCGAGAATGGCTTCCAGCGCACGGGTGTGATCGGCATTGCCGAGTGCCTGCGTGAAGGGTTTACCGCGGCTGTCGACGCCCTCGAGCCGGGCGTCGTCGCCCCCCAGGCGCTCCGCCAGTCCGGCCAGGCGTGGCTGGTCCGGTTCGGAAGGTACCAGGGCATATTTTATCGACGACGAACCGCAGTTGATGACCAGTACCGAGGCGTTCATCGGGGCTCCACACGAAGAGGATTTAGAGGCAGGATAGACGTCAGACTTTAGTCTATCATCCTGGCGTCGCCACCGGCCCTGCTCCAGGTCAAGCCAGCATTTGATTAGCCGTCTATCGAAAATGCTGGCATGCTGATGGCCTCCAATATCGCGGGAACCGCCATGTCGACCAATACCGCGGCGCTTGGCAGCGCCTCGCTGCTGCCGCGCCATCTTGCCGTCCTGCTGTTGGCCTGCGTCGCCACTCTGTTCGCCGGCAACCATGTCGCGGCCCGCCTGGCCTTCGACGAGGGCACCGGGCTGCTGCTCGCCGTACTGGTGCGCTCCGCCGTGGCGCTCACCGTGCTGGGGGCGCTTTTCCTGTGGCAGGGCAAGCGCTTGTCGCTACCGGTCGGAACCGGGCGCTGGCAGCTGCTGGCGGGACTGATGGTCGCGATCCAGAGTCTTTGCCTCTATTCGGCAGTGGCGCGCATCCCGGTGGTGGTCGCGCTGCTGTTGATGAATACCTTTCCCATTCAGCTGGCGCTGCTGACCTGGGCACTGGGCGGCCCACGCCCAACGCTGCGCGCGACGCTGATCATGGCTGCAATCCTGGTGGGCCTGGTGGTCGTGCTCGATGTCCCCGCCTGGCTGGCGAGCCCCGAGGCACTCGGTCCGCAGTGGCTGCCCGGTGTGGCCTTCGGCCTGGGAGCCGCGGCGGCCTTTTCCTGCGCGCTGTGGATCACTGAGCATCACCTGGGTGAGGTGGGCAGCACGCTGCGCAGCCTGCTGACCATGCTCACGGTATTCGTGATGATGATCGTCGCCGGTGTACTGCAACTGGTGCCGGGTGGCATGGCGTTGCCAGCGAGCCCGATGGGATGGGGAGCGCTGGTGGCACTGGCGCTGCTCTACAGCGTGGCATTCTCGGTGCTGTTCATCAGCGTGCCGCGGCTGGAGATGGCGCGCAATGCGCCGGTCATGAACGTCGAGCCGGTAGCCTCGCTGCTGCTTGGCTACCTGGTGCTGGGACAGATGCTGTCGGGAATGCAGCTGATCGGTGGGGCGATCGTACTGGGCGGCATCGTCGTCCTCAGCCTGTCACCGCGCTGAGTCTGCCTCGGCGCCGGGCTTGCCGCGCGTAGATTCGTCTTGCGTGCATTCCGACTCTGTACCAGACTGAAGGCGATGTATGGAAACAGTGTTTCTTAATGGAGGTGCGCTATGAAACTGCTCGCCATTTCCACTGCTATGCTGATGGCCACCGCCTTTGCTTCTTCGGCCCAGGCCCAGCAGTATCAGATGCCGATGTATCCCCAAGCCTATGCCGGCGCCGACGCCATGTTCTGGGAGCTCGATCCCGATCAAGGCTCCTCGGCCGATTCCGTGGGACTTCGCCTCAACGGTGGGATGCAATTCAACGACTACTTCGGCGCCGAGGCCCACCTGGGCACCGGTGGCTCCGACGGCGCGGCCGAGCTCGATTACCTGGTGGGCGCCTACGCCAAGGGCATCCTGCCGGTCTCGCAGGAGTTCCGCCTGTATGGCCTGGCGGGCTTTACCGAAGTGGATTTCGACACCGACAGCGAGAGCGGTTTCTCGTATGGCGGCGGCGCCGAATTCGATGTGGTGCCCAACCTGGCGGTGGGAGCCGACTACATGCGCTATCTGGACAAGTCGTCCTACACCTTCGACGCGGCAAGTGTCGGGGTTCGCTACCGCTTCTGAGGCGATTCGCCTTTGCGCATCTGACCGCGCCCCCATGGCAACGCCATGGGGGCGATTTCGTTGCTGGCCAATCAGCCTCCCGGCCAGTTGCCGTGCTCCTTCCAGCTCGCCAGCAGGGCAGGGAGGTGTTTGAGGTCTCCGTTCTCGACGACTTCGACCTCCATACCCTGTAGGTGCTGCAGCTCGGTGAGCCGCTGACGGGACTTGTCGAATTCACCGCAGGCCAGCAGCACGCGGGTGGCGGCGAGCCCCGCAGAATGGTTGAGCATGCCGTGCAGCCGTTTCAGGCCCTGCTCGATGCAGGCCGTGGCGCCGGGGCGCGCGATGAGGCACTCGATGAACAACAGCTGGTTGCGTTCTACCGCCAGGCAATCCGATACCACGGGCTCTCCGTTGTGCTGGCCGCTCAGGTCGAGGATATGAGCCTCGCTGCAGACCTGCGATAGCCCGGCCTCCTGGGCGCTGAGCCAGGCGTATTCCGTCAACCAACCGCCGCCCAGGTAGCGCCCGCCTTCCACGGAATCGATGTCAATGACCTCCGGTGCGTCGCTCGCCCAGTGCAGCAGGCCGGTCTCGTCCAGCGCCTTCAGCGCATCGGTGGCAGGGAAGCATGGCGATGCCTTCAGCCGCTGGCGCTCGGCGCCGGGTCGTAGCCGGGCTGCCGAGGGATTGGCACTCTCCAGCACGCCCCCCTCGCCGTGCACCATGTCGTGCAGTTCTCCGAGCAGTTCGGCCAGACGGTCGGCGTGATGGGCGAGGTAGCGGGTAAGGTGTCTGCGCTGAGTGCATGCCTGGTGCCAGCTTGCGCTGTCGGAAAGGGCCCGAACTCGCTTGCGACCGTTGGCTTGCAGGTAGCGATCGACGTCCAGTACCGGCTCGATGGCCATGATCTCGGGAGCGGAGCCGGGGCTATCGTAAGCCATGCGGTAGAGCGCACCGGCCCGAATGTCCACGTACAGCCAGTCGGCGGAGCAGCGCTGCATGGCCTGCTGAAACAGCAGGGCGGTAAGCGTACTGCAGCCACCCGCATCGAGGGTGACCGAGAGGGAGGGGGTGTCGAACTGCTGCCGATACAGGGTTTCGGCCAGTTCGTCAGCATATTGGGCGCAGCGATGGGGCTCGTCGACGGGAAGGCGAGCGCGCGTCTCGATGTCGGTTCCAGGGGGAAGCTCATGGCGCAGCAGGATCGCCAGTCGTTCGGCCGCCTGGGGCGATGACTGGCACGGTATCAGCACGATTCGCTGTGGGCGAAGCTGCAGAATCGGTATCAGACTTACCTCAGGGCGCTCGGTTACCAGCGCAACGTGCAGGTGTGGCATGGGCTTGCTCCCTCCGCACTTGGTCCTTGCAGGTTTCTACAGGCTACATCCGAGCGTTCCGTGCTGTCGCCTGTGGCGACAAAAAAACACGCCGGCCCTGGGGCCGGCGTGTCGTTGCAGCGTCGTGGCTCAGACTTCCTTGTAGAGTTCCGCTCCTGCCTGGCGAAACTTCTCCGCCTGCTCCTCCATTCCCTTCATGACCGCTTCCTGATCGCCATCGAGGCCGTTGTCCCGAGCGTAGTCACGCACCTCCTGGCTGATCTTCATGGAACAGAACTTGGGCCCGCACATGGAGCAGAAATGCGCGACCTTGGCGGAGTCCTTGGGCAGGGTCTCGTCGTGGTACTCGCGAGCCGTGTCCGGGTCGAGCCCGAGGTTGAACTGGTCCTCCCAGCGGAACTCGAAGCGCGCCTTGGACAGCGCATTGTCGCGGCGCTGGGCGGCCGGATGCCCCTTGGCGAGGTCGGCGGCGTGAGCGGCGATCTTGTAGGTAATGATGCCGGTCTTGACGTCGTCCTTGTTGGGCAGGCCGAGGTGCTCCTTGGGCGTGACGTAGCAGAGCATGGCGCAGCCGTACCAGCCGATCATCGCCGCGCCGATGCCGGAGGTGATGTGGTCGTAGCCCGGAGCGATGTCGGTGACCAGCGGGCCCAGGGTATAGAAGGGTGCCTCGTCGCAGTACTCGAGCTGCTTGTCCATGTTCTCCTTCACCAGGTGCATCGGCACGTGGCCTGGACCCTCGATCATCACCTGCACATCGTGCTTCCAGGCGATATGGGTCAGCTCGCCGAGGGTCTTGAGCTCGGCCA
Proteins encoded in this window:
- a CDS encoding acetate/propionate family kinase; translation: MNASVLVINCGSSSIKYALVPSEPDQPRLAGLAERLGGDDARLEGVDSRGKPFTQALGNADHTRALEAILERLEGYQPVAVGHRIVHGGERFTRAALIDDDVVEAIERTSALAPLHNPANLEGVAATRRLFPKLPQVAVFDTAFHQTLPPRAYRYALPEALYRDHAIRRYGFHGTSHAYVSRRADALSELEGGAWLTAHLGNGCSTCAVWQGQSLDTSMGLTPLEGLVMGTRSGDVDPGLHAHLSRQLGWSLDRIDEVLNRNSGLLGLSGLTNDMRELEAAESQGHPGATLAIEVFCYRIAKSLAALSCALPHLDGLVFTGGIGENSAASRERIIGLLPHFGLQLNRTVNNETIRGREGRIDAGGRQLWVIPTDEEGQIATETRQRLAQRKEETNA
- a CDS encoding EamA family transporter, giving the protein MSTNTAALGSASLLPRHLAVLLLACVATLFAGNHVAARLAFDEGTGLLLAVLVRSAVALTVLGALFLWQGKRLSLPVGTGRWQLLAGLMVAIQSLCLYSAVARIPVVVALLLMNTFPIQLALLTWALGGPRPTLRATLIMAAILVGLVVVLDVPAWLASPEALGPQWLPGVAFGLGAAAAFSCALWITEHHLGEVGSTLRSLLTMLTVFVMMIVAGVLQLVPGGMALPASPMGWGALVALALLYSVAFSVLFISVPRLEMARNAPVMNVEPVASLLLGYLVLGQMLSGMQLIGGAIVLGGIVVLSLSPR
- a CDS encoding porin family protein: MKLLAISTAMLMATAFASSAQAQQYQMPMYPQAYAGADAMFWELDPDQGSSADSVGLRLNGGMQFNDYFGAEAHLGTGGSDGAAELDYLVGAYAKGILPVSQEFRLYGLAGFTEVDFDTDSESGFSYGGGAEFDVVPNLAVGADYMRYLDKSSYTFDAASVGVRYRF
- a CDS encoding Card1-like endonuclease domain-containing protein; protein product: MPHLHVALVTERPEVSLIPILQLRPQRIVLIPCQSSPQAAERLAILLRHELPPGTDIETRARLPVDEPHRCAQYADELAETLYRQQFDTPSLSVTLDAGGCSTLTALLFQQAMQRCSADWLYVDIRAGALYRMAYDSPGSAPEIMAIEPVLDVDRYLQANGRKRVRALSDSASWHQACTQRRHLTRYLAHHADRLAELLGELHDMVHGEGGVLESANPSAARLRPGAERQRLKASPCFPATDALKALDETGLLHWASDAPEVIDIDSVEGGRYLGGGWLTEYAWLSAQEAGLSQVCSEAHILDLSGQHNGEPVVSDCLAVERNQLLFIECLIARPGATACIEQGLKRLHGMLNHSAGLAATRVLLACGEFDKSRQRLTELQHLQGMEVEVVENGDLKHLPALLASWKEHGNWPGG